From the genome of Vibrio tubiashii ATCC 19109, one region includes:
- the traG gene encoding conjugal transfer mating-pair stabilization protein TraG, with amino-acid sequence MVFEYYTYTSGAVVQKALNAVAVFFATNSFGDYLRICIMLGLLVTTATFMLSRNPKEIGKWMAVYTLVPLMLINMKATVMVVDKTEPGKVYNIDNVPYLVALPTWFFSGMMAGFTEGVESIFTSSDDERYGRTGMLFGSELYQLSRQANVRTTALRSQWNDYFDNCLYLDEKINHKFTWDQLFGKEDIFAFLDTITQSPLRGMYINGAFKTCAEAYPLVKKGFEDAAGEDMNLLAQHMWGKNAALYKSQTETALQRSYTKFVKLSNSASNIIKQNMVMNAIRYSIDSSDPTQSALNYAYTTNKLQTTSMWASLGLMAREYLPMLQTIMFLLFSCTAFFIAGVAMLPGMTVMVLKGYAGTFFYLGTWPMLFAILNAIQIWGLEQMSEPIAGRFSGLVLSNANALDELHSRFSYMTGILMMSVPVIAGGLLKGGSAVLSNMNYQLAGMINSTNARASAAASSGNLDFGNLQTDNHSFNNTSANKFDDNTLTNTGHSYTQNSDGSITTQHGDGRTTYNATPSVSQANFQMAAQQSVQQGVQDNLTRTQQSLEQQSMQLGHNISTGIAQSDRWGDSLSKSQSYGSGHSSSTEGQIMEGYNDMQSAVNSVSQATGWSQEQSQAYLHATSVGANAGLGLKASAGLGGEGKGAGLLGILNAGVNASTTWSNEDRDSFSKQISENQQALDQATKQYTQGASTVTRAAEQVDNKQQHSDVEQYAKDFAVNYQDGKQIASQAAKSESDMLAYSQALTRMENDSASFTQNHIMGFQNFLEDGQRLSGDDVQRLMTAHSPEDLQEVKELYGKYVQTEAFKELSGVSDSRAETQQDYQARYETDKPVSNPVPEFTERQTTVMEAASTLAEVKTDMLREQGMADHRPWEHYDEKEFHGVTQSAQEQQSQAESQTKQKVEPGVTPTVKENVELEVGDTMRDARQTSSVAEQSYPIAAAYTATHADFNHDNQMTANSQQQSGEGVNPGQPQVAFTPESSLHTTHDNASVQHEPSHNDQVTVNSQQQPINEESATLPREQSEVPTSTDTPDLRSEDSHTPPSFTTYSQSDVQSDGLHNIGETPTSPNYSYTHTNLEDDTDPQPKRSSSGNDSSVSLASDPNHGA; translated from the coding sequence ATGGTTTTTGAATACTACACTTACACCTCTGGCGCAGTGGTGCAAAAGGCACTCAACGCCGTGGCGGTTTTCTTTGCGACTAACTCGTTTGGTGATTACCTTCGGATTTGCATCATGTTGGGCTTATTGGTTACAACGGCCACCTTTATGCTGAGCCGCAACCCAAAAGAAATTGGCAAATGGATGGCGGTCTACACCCTCGTCCCTTTGATGCTTATTAATATGAAAGCCACCGTAATGGTGGTGGATAAAACCGAGCCAGGGAAAGTTTACAACATCGACAACGTCCCCTACCTAGTCGCACTGCCTACTTGGTTTTTCAGCGGCATGATGGCGGGATTTACTGAAGGGGTAGAGTCTATTTTTACCAGTTCAGACGATGAGCGTTACGGTCGAACAGGGATGCTGTTTGGCTCTGAGCTTTATCAACTGTCGAGACAGGCAAATGTACGCACTACAGCCCTACGCTCTCAATGGAATGATTACTTTGATAACTGCCTATACCTGGATGAAAAAATCAATCACAAGTTCACCTGGGATCAGCTTTTTGGCAAAGAAGATATCTTTGCCTTTCTCGACACCATCACCCAAAGTCCGCTGAGAGGCATGTACATCAATGGTGCCTTCAAGACTTGCGCAGAAGCCTACCCCTTAGTTAAGAAAGGGTTCGAAGATGCCGCAGGGGAGGACATGAACCTACTCGCGCAGCATATGTGGGGAAAAAATGCGGCGCTCTACAAGTCACAAACCGAAACTGCGCTCCAACGTAGTTACACTAAGTTTGTCAAGCTCAGCAACAGTGCTTCAAACATTATTAAGCAAAATATGGTCATGAACGCGATACGCTACAGCATAGATTCCTCAGACCCAACACAGAGCGCGTTAAACTACGCCTACACCACCAATAAATTGCAGACGACCTCTATGTGGGCTTCGTTGGGTTTGATGGCCAGAGAATATTTACCCATGCTGCAAACCATCATGTTTTTGCTGTTCTCTTGTACGGCCTTTTTCATCGCAGGGGTTGCGATGCTACCTGGTATGACCGTGATGGTATTGAAGGGCTACGCAGGCACGTTCTTCTATTTAGGCACATGGCCAATGTTGTTTGCCATCTTAAACGCGATTCAAATTTGGGGGCTGGAGCAAATGAGCGAGCCAATAGCGGGACGATTTAGCGGTCTTGTGCTCTCAAATGCGAATGCGCTCGATGAGCTCCACAGCCGTTTTTCCTATATGACAGGCATCTTGATGATGAGTGTCCCAGTCATCGCGGGGGGACTCCTTAAGGGTGGCTCTGCGGTGCTGTCCAATATGAACTATCAGTTAGCAGGAATGATTAACTCTACCAATGCTCGCGCTTCTGCTGCTGCATCAAGCGGAAACTTGGACTTTGGTAACTTGCAAACGGATAACCATAGCTTCAACAACACTTCTGCGAACAAGTTCGATGACAACACCTTAACTAATACTGGCCATAGTTATACGCAGAACTCTGACGGCTCTATCACAACGCAACATGGTGACGGTCGAACGACTTACAATGCGACCCCTTCGGTCAGCCAAGCTAACTTCCAAATGGCGGCTCAACAATCGGTACAACAAGGTGTGCAAGATAACCTGACTCGCACTCAACAGTCCCTTGAGCAGCAAAGTATGCAGCTTGGCCACAATATCAGCACTGGCATTGCCCAGAGCGATAGATGGGGTGATTCACTCAGTAAATCCCAGTCTTACGGCAGCGGCCATAGCAGCAGCACGGAAGGGCAAATCATGGAAGGCTACAACGATATGCAATCTGCGGTTAACAGCGTGTCTCAGGCGACAGGTTGGAGCCAAGAGCAATCACAAGCTTACTTGCATGCTACGAGTGTAGGGGCAAATGCAGGACTGGGACTAAAAGCGAGTGCAGGGCTTGGTGGTGAAGGCAAAGGTGCGGGTTTACTTGGTATTCTGAATGCCGGAGTGAATGCAAGCACAACCTGGTCTAACGAAGACCGAGATAGCTTCTCTAAACAAATCAGTGAGAATCAGCAAGCCCTAGATCAAGCGACCAAGCAATATACCCAAGGTGCAAGCACGGTAACACGCGCTGCTGAGCAGGTGGATAACAAACAGCAGCACAGCGATGTGGAGCAGTATGCTAAAGACTTTGCGGTTAACTACCAAGACGGCAAACAAATTGCCTCACAAGCGGCGAAAAGTGAATCGGATATGCTTGCTTACAGCCAAGCGCTTACGCGCATGGAGAACGACTCCGCAAGCTTCACGCAGAATCACATTATGGGCTTCCAGAACTTCTTGGAAGATGGGCAAAGATTATCGGGGGATGATGTACAACGCTTAATGACTGCTCACAGCCCTGAAGATCTACAAGAAGTAAAAGAACTCTATGGGAAATACGTCCAAACCGAGGCGTTCAAAGAGCTGTCAGGCGTAAGTGACTCTCGCGCTGAAACCCAACAGGATTACCAAGCTCGCTATGAAACGGACAAGCCTGTTTCTAACCCTGTTCCTGAGTTTACGGAAAGACAAACAACCGTGATGGAAGCGGCGAGTACACTTGCTGAAGTGAAAACCGACATGCTAAGGGAGCAAGGAATGGCTGACCACCGACCTTGGGAGCACTACGATGAGAAAGAATTTCACGGTGTCACCCAATCGGCGCAGGAGCAGCAATCGCAGGCAGAATCACAAACCAAGCAAAAAGTAGAACCAGGTGTCACTCCAACAGTTAAGGAGAACGTTGAACTGGAAGTCGGTGATACTATGCGAGACGCACGACAGACATCCAGTGTTGCCGAGCAAAGCTATCCTATAGCAGCCGCTTACACAGCAACTCACGCCGATTTCAACCATGACAATCAAATGACGGCCAACTCGCAGCAACAATCTGGTGAAGGCGTCAACCCTGGGCAACCACAAGTAGCTTTCACGCCAGAGTCGAGTTTGCATACCACTCATGACAACGCATCAGTTCAACATGAGCCTAGTCATAACGACCAAGTGACAGTCAACTCGCAGCAGCAACCAATAAACGAAGAGAGCGCAACTTTACCAAGAGAACAAAGTGAAGTTCCGACCTCTACAGACACCCCCGACCTACGGAGTGAAGATAGCCACACCCCACCATCCTTTACCACGTATTCACAAAGCGACGTTCAGTCAGATGGACTCCATAACATAGGAGAAACACCTACCTCACCAAACTACTCGTACACTCATACGAACTTGGAGGATGATACCGACCCCCAACCAAAGCGCAGTTCTAGCGGTAATGACAGCAGTGTTTCACTGGCCAGTGACCCAAATCACGGCGCGTAA
- a CDS encoding conjugal transfer protein TraH, which translates to MIHFTRNAITKGVLLTLLGSPVVQASTSSSLQKFFDDSGYNANVTNPIAYQGQSANYYSGGSLFVRTKIVNAQLVNATVPSVSAGCSGIDMFMGGFSHISSDELTKLGKAIIHNAPPFIVDLALQTWAPQLKQNMDKLQAVADKWLNQSINSCEAAQATVGGLAALTAPATKKHVCATLGTQNNAFSDWVEAASKCNNDSTVNGQLDAANTDPALNAMTMRSHNIAWSAIMKNAYFSSDTDLAQFAMSLSGTFVYDKDGKPGFFPSLLTDDNNMVDALLNGGEIRRYQCGDTSAEGCLTLTVGKVTIPANNAFKVQLQKELDTLWQSVLTDQALTTKQKGFIELIQTPILKFFFDNAAVGAVPNTPAYANMLAIELLNRYLTNTLNLVEHSLSASNSSLANIEAIKNDTARAKQFMYGLTQEAMKIINAQNDLIAAEREKQRTGKKQLSKLIPNNQDYQE; encoded by the coding sequence ATGATTCATTTCACTCGAAATGCCATCACTAAGGGAGTGCTACTCACACTCCTTGGCAGCCCTGTGGTGCAAGCCAGTACCAGTAGTTCGTTACAAAAGTTCTTTGATGATTCGGGGTACAACGCCAACGTGACAAATCCGATTGCTTATCAAGGACAAAGTGCAAACTACTACAGCGGGGGATCGTTATTTGTTCGCACCAAAATCGTCAATGCTCAATTGGTGAATGCAACCGTTCCTTCGGTAAGTGCAGGGTGCAGCGGCATCGACATGTTTATGGGTGGATTCTCTCATATCAGTTCGGATGAACTGACCAAACTCGGCAAGGCCATCATTCACAACGCGCCACCTTTTATTGTGGACTTAGCGCTGCAAACCTGGGCGCCTCAATTGAAGCAAAATATGGATAAGCTACAGGCCGTGGCCGACAAGTGGCTCAATCAATCCATTAACTCTTGTGAAGCGGCGCAAGCGACCGTTGGAGGATTAGCCGCCTTGACTGCCCCTGCAACTAAAAAGCATGTGTGCGCCACATTAGGCACGCAAAACAATGCCTTCTCAGACTGGGTCGAAGCGGCTTCTAAATGTAACAACGATAGCACGGTCAATGGCCAACTGGATGCCGCCAACACAGACCCCGCTCTTAACGCGATGACCATGCGCAGCCACAACATTGCCTGGTCAGCCATTATGAAAAACGCTTACTTCAGTAGCGATACTGACCTAGCACAATTTGCGATGAGTTTATCTGGGACATTTGTTTATGACAAAGACGGCAAACCAGGGTTCTTCCCTAGCCTTCTGACCGATGACAACAATATGGTGGATGCGCTGCTCAATGGCGGCGAAATACGACGCTACCAATGCGGGGATACTTCAGCAGAAGGATGTTTAACACTCACAGTAGGAAAAGTGACCATCCCTGCCAACAATGCGTTTAAGGTTCAATTGCAAAAAGAGCTCGATACCTTATGGCAAAGCGTTCTGACCGACCAAGCGCTCACCACGAAACAAAAAGGGTTCATAGAGCTTATCCAAACTCCAATATTGAAGTTTTTCTTCGATAACGCAGCGGTCGGTGCCGTACCGAATACCCCTGCTTACGCCAACATGTTGGCCATCGAGCTGCTAAATCGTTACCTGACCAACACACTCAACCTGGTCGAACACTCCTTGTCGGCGTCCAATAGTAGCTTGGCCAACATCGAAGCCATCAAGAACGATACGGCGAGAGCGAAGCAGTTCATGTACGGACTGACGCAAGAGGCGATGAAAATTATCAACGCACAAAATGACCTGATTGCTGCTGAACGCGAGAAACAACGCACAGGCAAAAAGCAGCTTTCTAAACTCATTCCTAATAACCAGGATTACCAGGAGTAA
- the traF gene encoding conjugal transfer protein TraF, whose amino-acid sequence MRFLSTLLVWFSLSVSPSHAGMSNEYALVFLMQSSCPYCHKVAPSVTKVSQELGLTVYTFTMDGGGLPGFQVPIPATQEIREKFLAVSNIVPATFLINVNSQKFTPISRGDIDYPTLIRGFSNAINDPEVREALQ is encoded by the coding sequence ATGCGCTTTCTTTCAACCTTACTTGTTTGGTTTAGCCTTTCAGTCTCACCCTCCCATGCAGGGATGAGTAATGAGTATGCTCTAGTGTTCCTTATGCAAAGTAGCTGTCCGTATTGCCACAAAGTTGCTCCAAGCGTGACCAAGGTTTCTCAGGAGTTAGGTTTGACCGTTTATACCTTTACGATGGACGGCGGCGGTCTACCTGGCTTTCAGGTGCCCATTCCTGCGACCCAAGAAATCAGAGAGAAATTTTTGGCCGTGAGCAATATCGTTCCTGCGACCTTTCTTATCAACGTCAACAGTCAAAAATTCACTCCAATCAGTCGCGGGGATATTGACTACCCTACATTGATTCGCGGTTTCTCGAATGCCATCAATGACCCCGAAGTTAGGGAGGCACTGCAATGA
- the traF gene encoding type-F conjugative transfer system pilin assembly protein TraF yields MIRQRLIALLFAVLFCVPTYANQSPPGWRFYNEPKPEKLIKPKKQPDALPANSTTKVMSATEQLEWFKKQWNEANAAATIDPKNKEKVRRFLELNRYITSQTDQIGMTFKQLLVEHPELSYTLEHPTEQTARKPYLAALETKHKNKVREMARKGWGLFFVYEGQDAVTQQLAPSIQSFADSYNLELLGLSDDEQFISSIRENRNNQGKIVADFTPALFLVNPNTKEIKPLAYGFISQSRLLQRFYNVATDFTQSNY; encoded by the coding sequence ATGATTAGGCAAAGACTCATAGCACTGCTTTTCGCAGTGCTTTTTTGTGTCCCGACTTACGCCAACCAAAGCCCTCCTGGTTGGCGTTTTTATAACGAACCCAAACCCGAAAAGTTAATCAAACCCAAAAAGCAACCTGACGCACTTCCCGCTAACAGCACCACAAAGGTAATGAGCGCTACCGAACAGCTAGAGTGGTTTAAAAAGCAATGGAACGAAGCAAATGCCGCAGCCACCATTGACCCGAAAAACAAAGAAAAAGTCAGGCGCTTTTTAGAGCTCAATCGCTACATTACATCGCAAACCGACCAAATAGGGATGACTTTTAAGCAGCTCCTAGTCGAACACCCTGAACTGTCATACACCCTAGAGCACCCCACTGAGCAAACCGCTCGCAAACCCTACCTTGCAGCCCTGGAAACCAAGCACAAAAACAAAGTGCGTGAGATGGCCAGGAAAGGTTGGGGACTGTTTTTTGTTTACGAAGGACAGGATGCGGTCACGCAACAGTTAGCACCTTCGATTCAGTCTTTTGCTGACAGTTACAACTTAGAGCTCTTAGGGCTAAGCGATGATGAGCAGTTCATATCATCGATACGTGAAAATCGGAACAATCAGGGAAAAATAGTCGCTGACTTTACCCCTGCCCTGTTTCTCGTCAACCCCAACACAAAAGAAATAAAGCCTCTTGCCTATGGCTTTATCTCGCAATCCAGACTGCTGCAACGCTTCTACAACGTAGCAACCGACTTCACTCAATCCAACTACTGA
- the traN gene encoding type-F conjugative transfer system mating-pair stabilization protein TraN, which yields MNKALTLSLIFLTFFAFANQEQSFNDTANWAKQTSKSMLTPNNIPLNVNDYCKDATCQAQVANPNEKSLNDGNMEAKAAQAFASNDLAQGISKNTNKPRPDFKNDQKMRYALIGQENAFEISHDKSNKYVNCDNGNQCLFDDYEKVCHSPTKTPVPCYKTPQFIPDVIAVSWTCSSGTLEGTRCVTRRNECRLDASNFSSDTHTTTCNNNGERTTVWRWDGRNVSPSQGFWRGYFGGKSHSAWDCSRDRNGYSDTYSYAICTTLSYYHNATPVCPSGYTRVGYQCVKNALSWKKDCSLIKECAVVSERCVEGPGYRTINGVSTYLPCWKYEVLHECDLPDNCGQFSECRDGKRECSLKQNGVCIEEKVTKICTKKTCRTVTLNCGEQSFCLDGECYDSTPTLNGDFDKSAAALAALGEAAKGLGDPPKIFTGKPMQCSIKIGGIANCCKDGGWGTDIGLTSCDEDEKSLGRAKEKGLTLYIGEYCAEKVLGACIRKKRTYCAYDSKLGKIIQEQGAISQLGKTLGSAEEPTCAALTPEELGQINFDRIDFSEFYPELHSRINLPDPNVIKQRIQSSVAGDSN from the coding sequence ATGAACAAGGCACTCACACTCTCTCTTATCTTCCTGACATTTTTTGCTTTCGCCAACCAGGAGCAGTCCTTCAACGACACCGCAAACTGGGCAAAGCAGACATCAAAAAGCATGCTGACGCCAAACAACATCCCTCTCAACGTCAATGATTATTGCAAAGATGCGACATGCCAAGCTCAAGTTGCTAACCCCAATGAAAAGTCATTGAACGATGGAAATATGGAAGCCAAGGCAGCTCAAGCATTTGCTTCTAATGATTTGGCACAAGGCATAAGCAAGAACACAAATAAACCTCGCCCCGATTTTAAAAATGACCAAAAGATGCGATACGCCCTGATTGGTCAAGAAAATGCATTTGAGATTAGTCACGATAAATCCAACAAGTACGTGAATTGTGACAATGGTAATCAGTGTTTATTTGATGATTATGAGAAAGTGTGTCATTCGCCAACCAAAACCCCTGTACCCTGTTACAAAACACCCCAATTCATACCGGATGTCATAGCCGTTTCATGGACATGCAGCAGCGGAACTCTAGAGGGGACTCGATGTGTGACCCGTCGAAATGAATGTCGCCTCGATGCAAGTAACTTTTCGTCTGACACGCACACAACAACCTGTAATAACAATGGTGAGCGCACAACGGTTTGGAGGTGGGACGGAAGGAACGTATCTCCTAGTCAAGGTTTCTGGCGCGGTTACTTTGGGGGTAAAAGTCACTCAGCTTGGGATTGTAGTCGCGATAGAAATGGCTATTCAGACACCTATAGCTACGCCATTTGTACCACGCTCAGTTATTATCACAACGCAACTCCAGTGTGTCCGTCCGGTTATACCCGTGTGGGGTATCAGTGTGTTAAGAATGCTTTATCTTGGAAGAAAGATTGCTCCCTTATTAAAGAGTGTGCAGTGGTCAGTGAGCGTTGTGTCGAAGGCCCAGGATATCGAACCATTAACGGCGTCTCTACTTATCTCCCCTGTTGGAAATATGAGGTTTTGCACGAATGCGACTTGCCAGATAACTGCGGTCAATTTTCAGAATGCCGCGATGGTAAGCGAGAGTGCAGCCTTAAACAAAACGGGGTTTGCATCGAAGAAAAAGTCACCAAGATATGCACCAAGAAAACCTGTCGCACCGTGACACTCAATTGCGGTGAGCAATCATTCTGTCTAGACGGAGAGTGCTACGACTCAACGCCTACTCTAAATGGTGATTTCGACAAGTCTGCCGCAGCTCTGGCGGCGTTAGGGGAAGCCGCCAAAGGGTTAGGCGATCCCCCCAAGATATTTACGGGTAAACCCATGCAGTGCTCTATAAAAATAGGTGGCATTGCAAACTGTTGTAAGGATGGTGGTTGGGGAACCGACATAGGTTTAACCTCTTGTGATGAAGATGAAAAATCCCTCGGGCGAGCCAAAGAAAAAGGCTTAACACTATATATCGGCGAGTATTGCGCTGAGAAAGTGCTCGGTGCTTGTATTCGTAAAAAACGCACATACTGCGCGTATGACAGTAAGCTTGGTAAAATCATCCAAGAGCAAGGAGCCATAAGTCAACTTGGTAAAACCCTTGGCTCTGCCGAAGAGCCCACCTGCGCCGCCCTCACCCCTGAAGAGCTCGGACAAATCAACTTTGACCGCATCGACTTCAGCGAGTTTTACCCAGAGCTCCACAGCAGAATTAATCTTCCTGATCCCAATGTTATCAAGCAACGAATCCAGAGTTCTGTTGCGGGAGATTCCAACTAG
- the trbC gene encoding type-F conjugative transfer system pilin assembly protein TrbC — MKTLILPFLLFLVSTYSHAYSEEELKALAEREHAMMQSPPPNNWEGVWGKARQHQQASTEASRKIQSLVKPNALTELLNTPVPTENPDSAPKGVMVFVSLTMPATSLKQLLRQSEKTGVPLVIRGVLPQGFPATTARISQLIGIKSKHPIQAGFSISPEWFRQFSIERVPAFVSVKDGRCLPKQPCSPKDYDIVYGNISLYQALDVLTQGDTGENARDILKRLE, encoded by the coding sequence ATGAAAACACTTATACTTCCTTTTTTGCTCTTCTTAGTGAGTACCTATTCTCATGCTTATTCGGAAGAAGAGCTCAAAGCTCTAGCAGAACGAGAGCACGCCATGATGCAGTCCCCTCCCCCAAACAACTGGGAGGGTGTTTGGGGTAAAGCCAGGCAACATCAACAAGCCTCAACGGAAGCAAGCCGAAAGATTCAATCTCTAGTGAAACCCAATGCGTTAACTGAACTTCTCAATACCCCTGTTCCAACCGAGAATCCAGATAGCGCACCAAAAGGTGTTATGGTCTTTGTCTCCCTAACCATGCCTGCAACCTCACTAAAGCAATTGCTTAGGCAGAGTGAAAAGACCGGAGTCCCTTTGGTGATTCGCGGTGTTCTTCCTCAAGGTTTCCCGGCAACAACCGCCAGAATAAGCCAACTAATAGGCATTAAAAGCAAGCATCCTATTCAGGCGGGATTTTCGATAAGCCCCGAATGGTTTAGGCAGTTCAGCATAGAACGTGTACCGGCTTTCGTATCGGTAAAAGACGGACGCTGTCTGCCAAAACAGCCCTGCTCCCCCAAAGACTACGACATTGTTTACGGGAACATTTCACTCTATCAAGCCTTGGACGTTCTCACTCAAGGTGATACAGGAGAAAACGCCAGGGACATCCTAAAAAGGTTAGAATAA
- the traU gene encoding conjugal transfer pilus assembly protein TraU has protein sequence MKRWFVLTLLLISGHANAEGAACVSRFINPISDICWNCLFPMTIGSATVVPSNYPDTNNPASPISYCPKPPPIFMQIGLNIGYWEPYALTDVTRVPYCMVNMGLEMGGANKQKIGGRVTARDSDSSDGGFYQAHWYKYPVIWWLQLIQSTACMATDNFDIAYMTEIDPLWDDDELSLVLNPEALLFGNLVAQLACVPEAMLTSTNTALPIDALFWCMGSQGSAYPLTGTTNYRDTPIQAGTLIMEKINYKLHRQGMIMETRGEDGAICYQYPTPILPKSRYRYQMSGPIPDAGWCHPYTTTTTIWESGHDNPVTGDNFGFVQWRKRNCVFL, from the coding sequence ATGAAACGTTGGTTCGTTCTCACGCTGCTTCTAATTAGCGGTCATGCAAACGCAGAAGGAGCGGCTTGTGTGAGCCGCTTTATTAACCCTATTTCTGATATTTGTTGGAACTGTTTGTTTCCAATGACCATAGGCTCAGCGACCGTGGTTCCCTCAAATTACCCAGATACTAACAACCCCGCTTCACCTATTTCCTATTGCCCTAAGCCCCCCCCCATTTTTATGCAAATCGGACTGAATATAGGCTACTGGGAGCCTTACGCCCTCACCGATGTCACTCGCGTTCCCTACTGTATGGTTAACATGGGGTTAGAAATGGGAGGTGCCAACAAACAGAAAATTGGAGGGCGAGTTACAGCAAGAGACAGTGACAGTAGCGATGGGGGATTTTATCAAGCGCATTGGTACAAATACCCCGTCATTTGGTGGCTACAACTTATTCAATCAACAGCGTGTATGGCCACGGATAATTTTGATATTGCCTACATGACTGAAATCGACCCCTTGTGGGATGATGATGAATTGTCGTTGGTGCTCAATCCGGAAGCGCTTTTGTTTGGCAACTTGGTTGCACAGTTGGCGTGCGTTCCCGAGGCAATGCTCACCTCTACCAATACGGCGTTACCCATTGACGCTCTCTTTTGGTGTATGGGCTCTCAAGGCAGTGCCTATCCATTAACGGGAACAACCAATTATCGAGATACGCCCATTCAAGCAGGCACATTAATTATGGAGAAGATCAATTATAAGCTCCATAGGCAAGGGATGATCATGGAGACAAGAGGCGAGGATGGCGCTATCTGCTATCAGTACCCAACACCAATTTTGCCTAAATCCCGATATCGCTATCAAATGTCTGGGCCGATACCCGATGCGGGATGGTGCCATCCCTACACTACCACAACCACCATTTGGGAATCTGGCCATGACAACCCTGTAACGGGGGACAATTTTGGTTTCGTCCAATGGCGCAAGCGAAACTGCGTCTTTTTGTAA
- the traW gene encoding type-F conjugative transfer system protein TraW: MASAKNFGVMGSTFPIGEIDMLLWIEQRLKNFERTGKLADMQEEFQARVKHKVSNPTPLPIGTTTTPETFYVNPSMTFPGQVTNPKTGEVIAGNGQTVNPFDSSTWPKDSAKMFPKFQLSKVLLFLDASDPKQRAFARQFTHEKPIKYILTGGNLDRTAEMLGTRIYHAQDGFITNKLHIKNVPSLAYQEGVRWRIDEFDVSAFSEDESDTNN, translated from the coding sequence ATGGCCAGTGCAAAAAACTTTGGGGTAATGGGGTCTACCTTCCCTATTGGTGAAATAGACATGCTGCTTTGGATTGAACAACGGCTTAAAAACTTCGAACGCACAGGCAAATTGGCTGACATGCAAGAAGAGTTTCAAGCTAGAGTGAAGCATAAAGTGAGCAACCCAACCCCTCTCCCAATTGGAACTACCACGACACCAGAAACGTTTTATGTGAACCCTAGCATGACCTTTCCAGGACAAGTCACTAACCCCAAAACAGGAGAAGTCATAGCAGGTAACGGGCAAACCGTTAATCCGTTTGATAGCTCAACCTGGCCAAAGGATAGCGCCAAGATGTTTCCTAAATTTCAGCTATCAAAAGTATTGCTGTTTCTCGATGCAAGCGACCCCAAACAAAGAGCTTTTGCCAGGCAGTTTACGCACGAAAAGCCAATCAAATACATCCTAACAGGCGGCAACCTTGATAGAACCGCTGAAATGTTAGGCACCCGTATTTACCACGCACAAGATGGTTTTATCACCAACAAACTCCACATTAAAAACGTCCCTTCGTTGGCTTACCAAGAAGGCGTTCGTTGGAGAATTGACGAATTTGATGTGTCCGCATTTAGTGAGGACGAATCTGATACGAATAACTAA